CCGAATCCGACCGGAGGCAGATTTGTGGTGGAGATGGCGGCCGGGCTTGAACAGGAGCTTATCCTGGAAATCCTGGATCCCCTGGGAAAAACTGTAATAAAGCAGGTATTCCCTCCTTACCATTTGATTCGCGAGGAGTACGATCTGACCAAGCGGCCCCCGGGCCTCTACTTTATCCGGATTTATCACGATTCGGGCCGGATCATTGGAAAACTGATTGTTTATTAGCGCATACAGCGACCACCGACCTGGAAAGGGCTATCTGTTCCTGATCCCCGAACACTGAGCATCTGACAATATGTCAATTCCAGCTCATTGGCTCAATATTTGACCTATCAGGGTCAAATTATTGAATTGTAATAGCGTATACGAATATGGCAAGGAAGTCTGAAAAAGCTGATAACCAGCGGAATAAAAAGGTCGAGGTTGAGGAACCCGTGAAACAGGAAGAGTCTCAAAAGGAGTTGGAGCAGGAAGAAACAGCTGAAGTGGCTGAAGAAGAAGAGCAGGAAGAGCCCCAAAAAGAGCCCACGGCAGAAGAAAAACTGGCAGAATTGCAGGATCGCTACCTGAGGCTGTCAGCCGAGTATGACAACTTTCGAAAAAGAACCCTGAAGGAGAAGATCGACCTGCAGAAAAACGCCAACGAGAACCTGCTGGTGGCTTTACTGCCTGTTGCAGATGATTTTGACAGGGCCCTGCTCTCGG
The Bacteroidales bacterium genome window above contains:
- a CDS encoding nucleotide exchange factor GrpE, with the translated sequence MARKSEKADNQRNKKVEVEEPVKQEESQKELEQEETAEVAEEEEQEEPQKEPTAEEKLAELQDRYLRLSAEYDNFRKRTLKEKIDLQKNANENLLVALLPVADDFDRALLSVDEARDIEALKEGMKLISGKFHGFLNQQGIKEIEAVNKDFDTDLHEAVTKIPAPSKKLKGKVVDVIQKGYYLNDRVLRFSKVVIGE